In a single window of the Streptomyces sp. CGMCC 4.7035 genome:
- a CDS encoding vitamin B12-dependent ribonucleotide reductase, producing MTETASGPARGSRAKGTKATKGLRIERIHTTPGVHPYDEVEWARRDVVMTNWRDGSINFEQRGVEFPDFWSVNAVNIVTSKYFRGAVGTPQREVSLKQLIDRIVKTYRKAGEDYKYFASPADAEIFEHELAYALLHQIFSFNSPVWFNVGTPQPQQVSACFILSVDDSMESILDWYKEEGMIFKGGSGAGLNLSRIRSSKELLSSGGNASGPVSFMRGADASAGTIKSGGATRRAAKMVILDVDHPDVEDFIETKVKEEEKIRALRDAGFDMDLGGDDITSVQYQNANNSVRVNDTFMKAVENGENFGLRARMTGEVIEEIDAKTLFRKMAEAAWACADPGIQYDDMINHWHTCPESGRINGSNPCSEYMHLDNTSCNLASLNLMKFLKDDGKGSQSFDVERFAQVVELVITAMDISICFADFPTQKIGENTRAFRQLGIGYANLGALLMATGHAYDSDGGRALAGAITSLMTGTAYKRSAELAAVVGPYDGYARNEQPHLRVMKQHADANATAVRMDDLDTPVWAAATEAWQDVLRLGEKNGFRNSQASVLAPTGTIGLAMSCDTTGVEPDLALVKFKKLVGGGSMQIVNGTVPQALRRLGYQEEQIEAIVAHIAEHGNVIDAPSLKHEHYEVFDCAMGERAISPMGHVRMMAAIQPWISGAISKTVNMPETATVEEVEEIYFEAWKLGIKALAIYRDNCKVGQPLSAKKKEDEKAEVTAKAEATIRETVEKVVEYRPVRKRLPKGRPGITTSFTVGGAEGYMTANSYPDDGLGEVFLKMSKQGSTLAGMMDAFSIAVSVGLQYGVPLETYVSKFTNMRFEPAGMTDDPDVRMAQSIVDYIFRRLALDFLPFETRSALGIHSAEERQRHLETGSYEPIEDEVDVEGLAQSAPRAQELKAVATPKAEAAVAQPAPRQAHTSAELVEMQLGIQADAPLCFSCGTKMQRAGSCYICEGCGSTSGCS from the coding sequence AGGGACTGCGTATCGAGCGCATCCACACGACCCCGGGCGTGCACCCGTACGACGAGGTCGAGTGGGCGCGCCGTGACGTCGTCATGACCAACTGGCGCGACGGCTCGATCAACTTCGAGCAGCGTGGCGTCGAGTTCCCCGACTTCTGGTCGGTGAACGCGGTCAACATCGTCACCAGCAAGTACTTCCGCGGTGCCGTCGGCACCCCGCAGCGAGAGGTCAGCCTCAAGCAGCTGATCGACCGCATCGTGAAGACGTACCGGAAGGCCGGCGAGGACTACAAGTACTTCGCTTCGCCCGCCGACGCGGAGATCTTCGAGCACGAACTGGCGTACGCCCTCCTGCACCAGATCTTCAGCTTCAACAGCCCCGTCTGGTTCAACGTCGGCACCCCGCAGCCCCAGCAGGTCTCCGCCTGCTTCATCCTGTCCGTCGACGACTCCATGGAGTCGATCCTCGACTGGTACAAGGAAGAGGGCATGATCTTCAAGGGCGGCTCCGGCGCCGGCCTGAACCTCTCCCGCATCCGCTCCTCCAAGGAGCTGCTGTCCTCCGGCGGCAACGCCTCCGGCCCGGTCTCCTTCATGCGCGGCGCCGACGCCTCCGCAGGAACGATCAAGTCGGGCGGCGCCACCCGCCGCGCCGCCAAGATGGTCATCCTGGACGTCGACCACCCGGACGTCGAGGACTTCATCGAGACCAAGGTCAAGGAAGAGGAGAAGATCCGCGCCCTGCGTGACGCGGGCTTCGACATGGACCTCGGCGGCGATGACATCACCTCCGTCCAGTACCAGAACGCCAACAACTCGGTCCGCGTCAACGACACCTTCATGAAGGCCGTCGAGAACGGCGAGAACTTCGGCCTGCGCGCCCGCATGACCGGTGAGGTCATCGAGGAGATCGACGCCAAGACGCTCTTCCGCAAGATGGCCGAGGCCGCCTGGGCCTGCGCCGACCCGGGCATCCAGTACGACGACATGATCAACCACTGGCACACGTGCCCGGAGTCCGGCCGTATCAACGGCTCGAACCCGTGCAGCGAGTACATGCACCTGGACAACACGTCCTGCAACCTCGCCTCGCTGAACCTCATGAAGTTCCTGAAGGACGACGGCAAGGGCAGCCAGTCCTTCGACGTCGAGCGCTTCGCCCAGGTCGTCGAGCTGGTCATCACCGCGATGGACATCTCGATCTGCTTCGCGGACTTCCCGACCCAGAAGATCGGCGAGAACACCCGCGCCTTCCGCCAGCTCGGCATCGGCTACGCCAACCTCGGCGCCCTCCTCATGGCGACCGGCCACGCGTACGACTCCGACGGCGGCCGCGCCCTGGCCGGTGCCATCACCTCCCTGATGACCGGCACGGCGTACAAGCGCTCCGCCGAGCTGGCCGCGGTCGTCGGCCCGTACGACGGCTACGCCCGCAACGAGCAGCCGCACCTGCGCGTGATGAAGCAGCACGCCGACGCCAACGCCACGGCCGTCCGCATGGACGACCTGGACACCCCGGTGTGGGCCGCCGCCACGGAGGCCTGGCAGGACGTGCTGCGCCTCGGTGAGAAGAACGGCTTCCGCAACTCCCAGGCGTCCGTGCTCGCGCCGACCGGCACCATCGGTCTCGCGATGTCCTGCGACACCACGGGTGTCGAGCCGGACCTCGCGCTGGTCAAGTTCAAGAAGCTGGTCGGCGGCGGCTCGATGCAGATCGTCAACGGCACCGTGCCGCAGGCGCTGCGCCGCCTCGGCTACCAGGAGGAGCAGATCGAGGCGATCGTCGCCCACATCGCCGAGCACGGCAATGTGATCGACGCGCCGAGCCTCAAGCACGAGCACTACGAGGTCTTCGACTGCGCCATGGGCGAGCGCGCCATCTCCCCGATGGGCCACGTCCGCATGATGGCCGCGATCCAGCCGTGGATCTCCGGTGCCATCTCCAAGACGGTCAACATGCCGGAGACGGCGACCGTCGAGGAGGTCGAGGAGATCTACTTCGAGGCCTGGAAGCTCGGCATCAAGGCGCTCGCGATCTACCGCGACAACTGCAAGGTCGGCCAGCCGCTCTCCGCCAAGAAGAAGGAGGACGAGAAGGCCGAGGTGACCGCGAAGGCCGAGGCGACGATCCGAGAGACCGTCGAGAAGGTCGTCGAGTACCGCCCGGTCCGCAAGCGCCTCCCGAAGGGTCGTCCCGGTATCACCACCTCCTTCACCGTCGGCGGCGCCGAGGGTTACATGACCGCCAACTCCTACCCGGACGACGGTCTTGGCGAGGTCTTCCTGAAGATGTCCAAGCAGGGCTCGACCCTCGCGGGCATGATGGACGCCTTCTCGATCGCCGTCTCGGTGGGTCTGCAGTACGGCGTGCCCCTGGAGACGTACGTCTCGAAGTTCACGAACATGCGCTTCGAGCCGGCCGGTATGACGGACGACCCGGACGTGCGGATGGCGCAGTCGATCGTCGACTACATCTTCCGCCGCCTGGCGCTGGACTTCCTGCCCTTCGAGACGCGCTCCGCGCTCGGCATCCACTCCGCCGAGGAGCGTCAGCGCCACCTGGAGACCGGCTCGTACGAGCCGATCGAGGACGAGGTGGACGTCGAGGGGTTGGCCCAGTCGGCCCCGCGCGCCCAGGAGCTGAAGGCGGTCGCCACCCCGAAGGCCGAGGCCGCCGTGGCCCAGCCGGCCCCGAGGCAGGCGCACACCAGCGCCGAGCTGGTGGAGATGCAGCTGGGTATCCAGGCGGACGCACCGCTGTGCTTCTCCTGCGGCACGAAGATGCAGCGGGCCGGCTCGTGCTACATCTGCGAGGGCTGCGGCTCGACGAGCGGCTGCAGCTGA
- a CDS encoding TerD family protein, with protein MSGLNKGIHKVELAVKWDPSPTGQPPTDLDIVAATYLTTDPYGDPAYVVHFDSRSPDGTINLNRDSQDGKGFGWDEVMTLELHRLDSRYARVVAGVVIQQRTGRKTFVNVLNPGLRLREGYTTLVEDDFGGVLGATAARVAEFVRDASGEWTFQPGIHGYDTDPEGFARVMGSLRDS; from the coding sequence ATGAGCGGTCTCAACAAGGGCATCCACAAGGTCGAGCTGGCGGTGAAGTGGGACCCCAGCCCGACCGGACAGCCGCCCACCGATCTGGACATAGTCGCCGCGACCTACCTCACGACGGATCCGTATGGGGATCCCGCCTATGTCGTGCACTTCGACAGCCGCTCCCCGGACGGCACGATCAACCTCAACCGGGACAGCCAGGACGGCAAGGGTTTCGGCTGGGACGAGGTCATGACGCTGGAGCTGCACCGGCTCGACAGCCGGTACGCGCGCGTAGTGGCCGGCGTCGTCATCCAGCAGCGCACCGGACGCAAGACGTTCGTCAACGTCCTGAACCCGGGGCTGCGTCTGCGCGAGGGCTACACCACCCTCGTCGAGGACGACTTCGGCGGTGTCCTGGGCGCGACGGCGGCGCGGGTGGCCGAGTTCGTACGCGACGCCTCCGGCGAGTGGACGTTCCAGCCGGGCATCCACGGCTACGACACCGATCCCGAGGGCTTCGCCCGTGTGATGGGCAGCCTCCGCGACTCCTGA
- a CDS encoding YdbC family protein — protein MLVKWIRCTVVDRRGFERGQRKWAGLLGEPGFRGQGGGWSRGRPGVAHIFAFWESRAFYDSFMARSHDRLAASQSGTFKDQQVRLFDHRFDVKTGFEPRFTDADLVRVAHCRVHEERAEHFALMQEKVWNPAMAGSPGMIRGLFGEAPGHEFLVLSMWQSAAEHGKYREERVERLALRAQTEADVAALTGDIVDLESTWTV, from the coding sequence GTGCTGGTCAAGTGGATTCGCTGCACCGTGGTGGACCGCCGCGGTTTCGAACGGGGACAGCGAAAGTGGGCGGGGCTTCTGGGGGAGCCGGGCTTCCGGGGACAGGGCGGAGGCTGGAGCCGGGGGAGGCCCGGTGTGGCGCACATCTTCGCGTTCTGGGAGAGTCGCGCCTTCTACGACTCGTTCATGGCGCGCTCCCACGACAGGCTCGCCGCGTCGCAGTCGGGCACGTTCAAGGACCAGCAGGTCAGACTCTTCGACCACCGCTTCGACGTGAAGACCGGCTTCGAGCCCCGCTTCACGGACGCCGACCTGGTGCGCGTCGCGCACTGCCGGGTCCACGAGGAGCGGGCCGAGCACTTCGCGCTGATGCAGGAGAAGGTCTGGAACCCGGCCATGGCGGGCTCACCGGGCATGATCCGCGGACTGTTCGGCGAGGCCCCGGGCCATGAGTTCCTGGTCCTGTCGATGTGGCAGTCGGCCGCGGAGCACGGCAAGTACCGCGAGGAGCGCGTGGAGCGCCTGGCACTTCGGGCGCAGACCGAGGCGGACGTCGCGGCGCTCACCGGCGATATCGTGGATCTGGAGTCGACCTGGACGGTGTGA
- a CDS encoding histidine phosphatase family protein, with protein sequence MARPRRIVLVRHGESVGNADDSVYEREPDHALPLTERGWRQAEETGKRLREVFGRERVSVYVSPYRRTHETLNAFRLDPELVRVREEPRLREQDWGNWQDRDDVRLQKAYRDAYGHFFYRFAQGESGADVYDRVGGFLESLFRSFEAPDHPPNVLLVTHGLAMRLFCMRWFHWTVAEFESLSNPGNGETRMLLLGEDGKYTLDRPFDRWRDPEPYWVTG encoded by the coding sequence ATGGCACGACCACGGCGCATCGTCCTTGTCCGGCACGGCGAGTCGGTGGGCAATGCCGATGACTCCGTGTACGAACGCGAGCCCGACCACGCGCTGCCGCTGACCGAGAGGGGTTGGCGGCAGGCGGAGGAGACGGGCAAGCGGCTACGGGAGGTCTTCGGTCGGGAGCGCGTCAGCGTGTACGTCTCCCCGTACCGCCGCACCCACGAGACGCTCAACGCCTTCCGCCTGGACCCCGAGCTCGTCCGCGTCCGCGAGGAGCCCCGGCTGCGCGAGCAGGACTGGGGCAACTGGCAGGACCGCGACGACGTGCGGCTCCAGAAGGCGTACCGGGACGCGTACGGGCACTTCTTCTACCGCTTCGCCCAGGGTGAGTCCGGCGCCGACGTCTACGACCGGGTGGGCGGCTTCCTGGAGAGCCTGTTCAGGAGCTTCGAGGCGCCGGACCACCCGCCGAACGTACTCCTGGTGACCCACGGCCTGGCCATGCGGCTGTTCTGCATGCGCTGGTTCCACTGGACCGTCGCGGAATTCGAATCGCTCTCGAACCCTGGGAACGGCGAGACGCGCATGCTTCTCCTCGGGGAGGACGGCAAGTACACGCTCGACCGGCCGTTCGACCGCTGGCGAGATCCGGAACCGTACTGGGTCACCGGATAG
- a CDS encoding ADP-ribosylglycohydrolase family protein, translating to MTADSSPSRRLERALASLRGLAVGDALGSQFFVPANYPLLKRRELPPSPWQWTDDTEMACSVVSVMAAHHRIDQDALARSFAEHHDFDRGYGPAVNRLLRLVREGGDWRELAAALFDGRGSWGNGAAMRIAPLGAWYAGDPEQATHQAEISAYPTHQHREAVVGAMAVAAAAALVADPAGPPSAEALLDGVIALVPKSAVGAGLRRARDMLDYGDAATVAAVLGSGRRTTAHDTVPFALWSAARALGDFEQAFWTTAQVGGDVDTTCAIVGGVVASEKVGTPPGEWLNRTEPLPDWAPSVA from the coding sequence ATGACCGCTGACTCCTCTCCTTCGAGGCGCCTGGAGCGCGCCCTGGCCAGCCTGCGCGGACTGGCGGTGGGGGACGCGCTGGGCTCACAGTTCTTCGTCCCCGCGAACTATCCGCTGCTCAAGCGCCGCGAGCTGCCGCCCAGCCCCTGGCAGTGGACGGACGACACGGAAATGGCCTGCTCGGTCGTGTCCGTTATGGCCGCCCACCACCGCATCGACCAGGACGCACTGGCCCGCTCATTCGCCGAGCACCATGACTTCGACCGCGGCTACGGGCCCGCGGTCAACCGGCTCCTCAGGCTCGTCCGGGAGGGCGGGGACTGGCGCGAGCTGGCCGCGGCACTGTTCGACGGGCGCGGGTCGTGGGGCAACGGCGCGGCGATGCGGATCGCGCCCCTGGGCGCCTGGTACGCCGGCGACCCCGAGCAGGCCACGCATCAGGCGGAGATCTCCGCGTACCCCACGCACCAGCATCGCGAGGCCGTGGTCGGTGCCATGGCCGTCGCCGCGGCGGCCGCCCTCGTCGCCGATCCGGCAGGCCCGCCGAGCGCCGAGGCTCTGCTCGACGGGGTCATCGCGCTCGTGCCGAAGAGCGCCGTCGGGGCGGGGCTGCGGCGGGCGCGGGACATGCTCGATTACGGGGACGCGGCCACCGTCGCGGCCGTGCTCGGCAGCGGGCGGCGGACGACGGCGCACGACACGGTGCCGTTCGCGCTCTGGTCGGCAGCGCGCGCCCTCGGCGACTTCGAGCAGGCCTTCTGGACGACCGCGCAGGTGGGCGGCGACGTGGACACGACCTGCGCCATCGTCGGCGGAGTGGTCGCCTCCGAGAAGGTGGGGACGCCGCCGGGGGAGTGGCTGAACCGGACGGAGCCACTGCCGGACTGGGCGCCATCGGTCGCGTAA